A window of the Diceros bicornis minor isolate mBicDic1 chromosome 28, mDicBic1.mat.cur, whole genome shotgun sequence genome harbors these coding sequences:
- the BARHL1 gene encoding barH-like 1 homeobox protein, with protein MEGSNGFGIDSILSHRAGSPALPKGDPLLGDCRSPLELSPRSESSSDCSSPASPGRDCLETGAPRLGGASGPGLDSHLQPGQLSAPAQLRTVTSSFLIRDILADCKPLAACAPYSSSGQPATPEPGGRLAAKAVEDFRDKLDKSGSNVSSDSEYKVKEEGDREISSSRDSPPVRLKKPRKARTAFTDHQLAQLERSFERQKYLSVQDRMELAASLNLTDTQVKTWYQNRRTKWKRQTAVGLELLAEAGNYSALQRMFPSPYFYPQSLVSNLDPGAALYLYRGPSAPPPALQRPLVPRILIHGLQGASEPPPPLPPLAGVLPRAAQPR; from the exons ATGGAAGGCTCCAATGGCTTTGGGATTGACTCCATTCTCTCCCACCGAGCAGGCAGCCCCGCCCTTCCCAAGGGGGACCCCTTGCTCGGGGACTGCCGCTCGCCCCTGGAGCTGAGTCCGCGCTCAGAGAGCAGCAGCGACTGCTCTTCACCAGCCTCGCCAGGAAGGGACTGTCTGGAGACAGGTGCCCCGAGGCTCGGCGGGGCATCGGGCCCAGGTTTGGACTCCCACCTGCAGCCTGGGCAGCTCTCTGCCCCAGCCCAGTTGCGCACCGTGACCTCCTCCTTTCTGATCAGGGACATCCTTGCTGACTGCAAACCACTCGCGGCCTGTGCACCTTACTCTAGCAGCGGGCAGCCGGCCACCCCTGAGCCTGGGGGACGCCTTGCGGCCAAGGCCGTGGAGGACTTTAGAGACAAGCTGGACAAAAGTGGCAGCAATGTCTCGTCGGACTCTGAGTATAAAG TGAAGGAGGAGGGCGACCGCGAGATCTCCAGCTCGAGGGACAGTCCCCCGGTGCGCCTGAAAAAGCCCCGCAAGGCGCGAACGGCCTTCACCGACCATCAGCTGGCGCAGCTGGAGCGCAGTTTCGAGCGGCAGAAATACCTGAGCGTGCAGGACCGCATGGAGCTCGCCGCCTCGCTCAACCTCACCGACACGCAGGTCAAGACCTGGTACCAGAACCGCAG GACTAAGTGGAAGCGACAGACCGCCGTCGGGCTGGAACTGCTGGCGGAGGCAGGCAATTACTCAGCGCTCCAGCGGATGTTCCCGTCGCCTTATTTCTACCCGCAGAGTCTAGTTTCCAACCTGGATCCCGGCGCCGCCCTGTATCTGTACCGCGGGCCCAGCGCGCCGCCGCCCGCCCTGCAGAGACCCCTGGTGCCCCGCATCCTCATCCACGGACTCCAGGGCGCCAGCGAGCCGCCCCCGCCGCTGCCCCCGCTGGCCGGCGTCCTCCCGCGCGCCGCGCAGCCTCGGTGA